From the Luteolibacter sp. Y139 genome, one window contains:
- a CDS encoding alpha/beta hydrolase, with the protein MNAIRPFFAALLLLTAAKAETAPERVVYKTIGTRELTLEVDRPAAWTAADKRPAIVFFFGGGWTSGKPEQFQPQAEHFAKRGLVCFRADYRVKSRDGVLPSACVEDALDAMRWVRSHAAEWSIDPGKIIAAGGSAGGHLAACTFLVNGGDAAVSPKPNALLLYNPVVDLTELGSTSDNGLTRGLEEAEARRISPALLDIKTLPPTLVMVGTKDRFHPQIRSFVDKSVAAGAKVEIFEAEGQPHGFFNKAPWQEKTTAQADAFLVRLGYLEKPSEPSAARPDESPSGKRD; encoded by the coding sequence ATGAACGCGATCCGCCCCTTTTTCGCCGCACTTCTGCTGCTGACGGCAGCCAAGGCCGAGACTGCACCAGAACGTGTCGTCTACAAGACCATCGGCACCCGCGAGCTGACCCTTGAAGTGGATCGCCCAGCGGCTTGGACCGCCGCGGACAAGCGCCCGGCCATCGTCTTCTTCTTCGGCGGCGGCTGGACAAGCGGCAAGCCGGAGCAGTTCCAACCCCAAGCCGAACACTTCGCAAAACGCGGACTCGTTTGCTTCCGCGCCGACTACCGCGTGAAATCGCGCGACGGCGTGTTGCCCAGCGCCTGTGTCGAGGATGCGCTTGATGCCATGCGCTGGGTCCGCAGCCACGCCGCCGAATGGAGCATCGATCCCGGCAAGATCATCGCCGCGGGCGGATCCGCCGGTGGCCACCTCGCCGCCTGCACCTTTCTCGTAAACGGCGGCGACGCAGCGGTATCACCAAAGCCGAATGCCCTGCTCCTCTACAACCCGGTGGTCGACCTAACAGAACTCGGGAGCACCAGCGACAATGGCCTGACACGGGGACTCGAAGAAGCCGAAGCCCGCCGCATCTCCCCCGCTCTTCTCGACATCAAAACCCTGCCTCCCACCCTCGTGATGGTCGGCACCAAGGACCGCTTCCACCCGCAGATCCGCTCCTTCGTCGACAAGTCCGTCGCCGCCGGAGCCAAGGTGGAAATCTTCGAAGCAGAAGGCCAGCCGCACGGCTTCTTCAACAAAGCCCCGTGGCAGGAAAAGACCACAGCCCAGGCGGATGCCTTCCTTGTCCGCCTCGGCTACTTG